TGCCGTAGCGGCGCATTTGGAACCGGAGATTCTGGTTGTCGATGAAGTGTTGGCCGTTGGGGATGCGCAGTTTCAGAAGAAATGTTTGGGGAAGATGGAGGATGTATCTACGAAAGAGGGGCGGACGGTTTTATTTGTGAGCCATAATATGGGGGCGATCAATAAAATTTGCCAACGTGCATTATTTCTTTCATCTGGTGCACTTGCAGTAGATGATACTACCGTCCATGCTATTTCTTGTTACATAAGTAGTGGGTTAGAACAAAATGGATTTTGGCAGCGAGTTACTGACAGTAAGAAGAAAGATTGGAAAGTAGCAATTAATTCAATACAATTAATAAATTCGGAAGGAAATGTTTCAGGAAACATTAAATCTACGGAACCTTTCAAGATATCGATTGAATTTAATGTTGCTAATAATATGTATAAATGGGTTCAGATTGCCGTCAGGGTGACTAATGGCGCAGGTGTTGCGGTGTTTACAACTGCTAGCACTGATTTCACCAATACGCTTACGCAGGTTTGTAAAGGTGATCATAGAATGACGGTTCCCATTCCGGCAAATTTTTTGCCACCAGGTAATTATAGCCTTATTGTTGCCGCTATAAATCCAGGTGTAGAGCTTTACCATGATGTTATAGATGAGGTCTGTTTTATAGTTGTAGATTCAGGTAATCATGCCACTTTATTTAAAGATGAGAGAATTGGCGTAGTTACTCCATTATTAAAATGGGAGCATCAATTTGAGAGCCTGAATCACTCTGATAAAGGTATAAAAAATTGATTGTAGATGATTTTTATAATTTAGAGTTGAATTCAATGAATAAAGAATTAGTAATTGTTGCTGAAGCTTCACTTAATTTTGTTGAAAGATTTACACCCCTTGCGGATATCATCAGAAAAAATAATCCAACTTCAAGAATAATTGGTATATTTGTCCGCTTTGTTGATTTTAACCTACCTGTATTTACTGACAAATTGTTCGACGACATGATCTTTCCCTTAGGTTGTGAAGATGCTTTTGGGCAAATATCTCGATTCACTCAGAGTAATATTCTGTTTTTGTTCAGCCATATTCCTTCTACTTGTGATTGCCAACTTTATAGACTTTCCAAGTTTATTTGCGAGGAAAAACGTTATCTAGTTATGAGAAATTGCCTTAATTTACAACATTTTTTTGAAAGTAGCACAGATGACGGAAAACTTATAAAGCCTCTTATAGAGCAAACAATACGCAAAGAAAGGGAAATACATTTTAAGGTATTTCTGTTCTCCTTGGTAATTGCTGCGATCATTTCCCCTATACGGTTTTTTAGAAAATTATTTGTTAAAGGGGGGGGGAGCGTTTCCAGAATTCTTTTTCTCAAGCTGGATGTCTTGGGGGATATGATTGTAACAATACCTTATATTAAAGCATTGCGCGATGCCTATCCGGAGGCCGAGATAACCATAATAGCATCTCGTCATGGTGCTGGTTTTCTCGAAGAGCAGCATAAACTTCATGTAAAAGGCCTTTATAACGAGTTGATAGTATGGAATGCTCCTTGGCATTTTTCCTCTCGCCAGGTTTTTGGCGTTCGGGAGCTGTTTGAAATGTTGGGGTTACTTCCTCAATTGTGGCGAAAGCATTTTGATGTCGTAATTCAACCGGTCATATTTGGGACTGGGGTTGCATTTGCACTTCTTTCCTTAGGCAAAAGAATTTTTGCTGCCATAAGCTTAGGCCTTCCCCTTTCACGAGCACTAAAGCCACTTTTGACAGATCCGGTTATAATTGATCAGAGTCGAATTTATCATATGAAAGATTATGTGGAAGAAACATTGAGGGCTTTAAATATTGAGAGAGGTTTTAATAATTCCTGTGATCTTCGGATTGATAACGAGGCTTCTTCATTTATTGATCAATTCTTGAAATCACATGGTTATATGGGAGGGGTACTTATCGCGGTAAATGTTGGCGCACGAAATCCAGTCAGAATTCTTAGCGCTCAAAAGTTTGCAAAAGTTATTAGCGATTGCCGCAAGAGATTTTCTGCAACTATCGTGTTACTTGGTTCGGAAAGTGAGAAGTTTTTGGCAGATGAAATAGCAACACTTTCTGATGGTTGGCCTATTAATTCAGCAGGAATTTTTACATTCAATCAGCTTACAGCTTTTATATCACGTTGCAGTTTGATTATAACTGTAGATACTGGAATTATGCACTTGGCAGCTGCCGTTAAGGTTCCTATCGTTGCTATTTATGGAGCCGGACTCGTTGAAAGTTGTCATCCGCTTACAAATAATTATAAGATTGTCAAAAAAGAATTAGGTTGCTCTGGGTGTGCAGATAAATGTTTCAGTGAACCACCGGCCCCCTGCATGGAAGCAATAAATCCAGACGATATTGTAGAATCAGTAAATAGTATTTTGTTAACGTTAAATCTATCTTAATAATAGTATAACATACCAAAAATACTGGCATATGCGAACTATTTTGCCCCAAAAAAAGGTTGTTTCATTCGACGTTTTCGATACAGTTGTTATTAGAAACACGTATCGACCTGAGGATGTTTTTGCACGCGTTTATAAGCGGATTACCGGTACAGATATTGTTTCCACATCGTTGCCTGATTTTGCAGCACAGAGAGTTGCTGCAGAGAAAAAGGCACGGCTGGCCCTGATGGGGAAGGAAGAGGTTTCCCATAATGAAATAATGGCTACAATGGCACAACAACTTGGACTTAACGATGAAGCAGCTTCTTCCATTTCCGCCTATGAAATCAAAGAAGAAGTCGAGGCAGCTTATCCTATTGAGCCGACGCTGTCTCTACTGAAAAAATTACGTTCAGATGGCACACAAATAGTATTTATTTCTGACATGTATCTTGATTATGATGTGATTAAAAAAATGCTTATCAAAATTGGTGCCTTTGATAATGATGATAAATTATATGTTTCAAGCTTATCAGGTTGCAAAAAATCTACAGGATTATTATATAAACACGTTGTTGAAGATTTAAAAATACCAAAAAAACAAATACTGCATATAGGAGATTATCTTTTAAGTGATTATCTAGTACCTAAATTTAGTCAGAGAATTGAGTCTATAATTTTTAGAACAGCTAGAAACAACATATATGAAAATTTGTTAGGTGAGCCTTGCTCCTGTTTATATTGTAGCTCCATAGCAGGAGCTAGTCGGGCTGCGAGGGTTGCACTGGCAGGAGAGGTGACGCCACTTGAAAAGGCCTTTTACAACCTGGGATGTAATGTGCTTGGCCCAATTCTGATAGGGTTCATGCTCTGGGTATTGGAGCGGGCTTCAAAAATGGGGATTCAACGTCTTTACTTTCTCTCCCGTGATGGTGAGGTCATGCTTGATGTTGCCAAATTCCTCGCCGACTGTTTGGGCATCAAAATTGAGTTGCGCTATCTCTACGTCTCACGTTCTTCAACTTTTTCGGCCTTGTTAAAAGAAGAACTTACACCTCGAAACATAGAATGGCTTAAAGAAGATAATGTTGTACTCACTGTAAAAATTTTGGCAGACCGACTCGGTTTTGACCCCGCTTCTCTCTACGTTTTGTTGCTTCACGCTGGAATACAGCCAAAAAGTCCTGATGCACCACTTGGGAAAAATACGGTCGAAGATATCTGTGACGTGCTGCTGACTGACCCCGTTTTGAAGGGTATGCTTAGAAAGCTTGGAGCTGAGAGAATGTCAAGTCTAGGCGGATATTTGGAACAGGAGGGGCTTTTCGATGGAACTCGATTCGCTTTGGTTGATCTTGGATGGCACGGTAGCATTCAAGATGTGTTCTTAAAATGCTTTCAGGACCGTTTTGAAGATTCTTGTATCACGGGTTTCTATTTTGGAATTGATCGGGCGAGTACCGGTGATAATAGAAAATTCGGGTATTTATTTGAATATGATGGAAGTTATGGCTCGAAATATAGCCATGTTTTTAGAGTTTTGATGGAAATACTATGTACCGGCCAGCATGGTATGGTACGCACCTACGGTATCAATTCCCATGGAGATGTAGAGCCTGTCTGTCGGCCCGTGGAACATGACCAAAACATAAAGTTTATTGAATTTCTTCGGAATGGAGTAAGTAAATTTCTCAGATGTATTGACGCATCAAGTCTCGAATGCTGCAATTATCAGCACATTAGACCACAGATTCTTTCAATCTTACTGAAGATTTTCTTTTACCCTGACCGATTAGAAGCAGAGGCATTAGGCGAAATAAGTTTCTCAGCTGACCAGGCTGGACATAATGTCCACAGGATGGCTCCCCCCCTCACCTTGTTCTCATCATTATGTTATCTGATCAAATCTTCATATGCATTGCGCTCAACAGTTTCAAGCTGGTTTTTTGGTAGTTGGGTCCGCTCACCATTTCTGATAAAGCTGTTTCTGTATCCCTTGGTAGGTATCATAAGAATATATTACGTGGGTGTTTGGATGCCAAAACTGGGCAAACAGAGGCTCATTGATACGTTAAATAGGTTTATTAACATGCGGATCGGACTGGTAAAATGACCATCCTCATCCTCGGCGCCGGTCCCACGGGGCTGGGTGCAGCCTACCACCTCAACAAGCTTGGCCATAAAGACTGGCAGCTCTTCGAGCGCAACGACCACGTCGGCGGCCTTTCCGCCTCATTCCTCGACGATGCCGGTTTTACCTGGGACATCGGCGGTCACGTCCTCTTTTCCCACTATAACTATTTCGACAAGGCGGTCGCCGAAGCGCTGGGCGACTCATACTACGAACATCAACGGGAGAGTTGGGTCCGCATCCTGCAAACCTGGGTGCCGTACCCGTTCCAGAACAATGTCCGGCATCTTCCGGATGACGCCTTGCATGCGTGCGTCGAGGGCCTGCGCAATCTTAAGGGGAGCCCGGCGCACACAAACAACTTCCGCGAATGGATGGACACGGTCTTTGGCAGCGGCATCGTCAATTATTTTATGGAACCCTACAACCGCAAGGTATGGGGCGTGCCGCTGGAAACCATGAGCAAGGAATGGATCGCCGAACGGGTCAGCGTGGTGGATCTGGCACGCATCGAGAAGAACATAGCCGAACAGCGGGACGACCTGAGTTGGGGGCCGAACAATACCTTCAAGTTCCCGAAGCAGGGAGGGACCGGGGCGATCTACGAAGGAGCGGCCAAGCCGTTCAGGGACAGGATTCATCTGAACCACGAAATGCAGACGGTCGATCTGGAAGCAAAACAGGTCAGGTTTACCAACGGCAGGGTGGAGTCGTACGATGTGCTGATCACCACGGCTCCTCTGGACGTGTTTGTCAGGTCATGCAACTCCATGCCGGAAGCGGTTGTTACCGCCACGGATGATCTGGTCCATAACGGCGGCCTGATCGTTGGGCTAGGGTTTGACGGGGGCCGGGCGGATACAAAGTGCTGGATGTACTTCCCGGAAAGCAACAGCCCGTTCTACCGGGTGACAAACTTCCACAACTATTCTCCCCACAACGTGCCAAACGGCGACGCGAAACGCTCGTTTTCCGTCATGTGCGAGACTACCTACTCGCCACACAAGCCGGAGTCTCCGGCGACCATTGTGGACGAGACGGTCCTGGGGCTGATCAACAACGGAATGATCACGCACCGGGAGAATAGGGATATAGTCAGTCGTTATCTGATCGATATACCCTACTCATATCCAGTGCCGGCGCTGGGGCGGAACAGGGCTCTCAGTCTGATCCAGCCATATCTCGAATCCCGGGATGTCTACTCTCGCGGTCGTTTCGGCGCCTGGAAATACGAGGTCGGCAATATGGATCACTCCTTCATGCAGGGGGTTGAAGTGGTTGACCGGCTGTTGGCAGGAACAGAAGAAAAGGTTATCAATGGAAAGGGTTGACAGGGCTTGAGCCGGTGGGCCAGTTACGACTTCTCAAAGGGCTTGATTCGTGCGTCGGCAGGATTGCCGTCTGGATTGCTGCGTTCATTCCACAACGATTGCCGGCTGGGCCTCCCGCTTCATTCCTCCTCATTCGTCCCGGCGGCATCGGCGATGCCGTACACTTGATACCCACAATCAGCGCCATCAAGACCGCATACCCGGATGCAACCATTGATGTCCTCGCCGAAAAACGCAACAGCGCCATCTTCAGACTCTCCCCCCAGATTCGTCGTGTCTTCCATTACGACAGGCCAGCCGAGTTGTTCCGCACCCTGCGTACCACCTACGACGTGGTCATCGACACCGAACA
The genomic region above belongs to Oryzomonas sagensis and contains:
- a CDS encoding glycosyltransferase family 9 protein, with the translated sequence MNKELVIVAEASLNFVERFTPLADIIRKNNPTSRIIGIFVRFVDFNLPVFTDKLFDDMIFPLGCEDAFGQISRFTQSNILFLFSHIPSTCDCQLYRLSKFICEEKRYLVMRNCLNLQHFFESSTDDGKLIKPLIEQTIRKEREIHFKVFLFSLVIAAIISPIRFFRKLFVKGGGSVSRILFLKLDVLGDMIVTIPYIKALRDAYPEAEITIIASRHGAGFLEEQHKLHVKGLYNELIVWNAPWHFSSRQVFGVRELFEMLGLLPQLWRKHFDVVIQPVIFGTGVAFALLSLGKRIFAAISLGLPLSRALKPLLTDPVIIDQSRIYHMKDYVEETLRALNIERGFNNSCDLRIDNEASSFIDQFLKSHGYMGGVLIAVNVGARNPVRILSAQKFAKVISDCRKRFSATIVLLGSESEKFLADEIATLSDGWPINSAGIFTFNQLTAFISRCSLIITVDTGIMHLAAAVKVPIVAIYGAGLVESCHPLTNNYKIVKKELGCSGCADKCFSEPPAPCMEAINPDDIVESVNSILLTLNLS
- a CDS encoding ABC transporter ATP-binding protein; this translates as MSTVITVENLGKKYLLQHQAGKQPYVALRDVLSDGARNLGHKLLGRGTAPTRGAEREEFWALKDVSFEVKQGDRIGIIGRNGAGKSTLLKILSRITEPTTGSVRIKGRVASLLEVGTGFHPELTGRENIYLNGAILGMSRVEIKQKFDEIVDFAEIEKFLDTPVKRYSSGMYVRLAFAVAAHLEPEILVVDEVLAVGDAQFQKKCLGKMEDVSTKEGRTVLFVSHNMGAINKICQRALFLSSGALAVDDTTVHAISCYISSGLEQNGFWQRVTDSKKKDWKVAINSIQLINSEGNVSGNIKSTEPFKISIEFNVANNMYKWVQIAVRVTNGAGVAVFTTASTDFTNTLTQVCKGDHRMTVPIPANFLPPGNYSLIVAAINPGVELYHDVIDEVCFIVVDSGNHATLFKDERIGVVTPLLKWEHQFESLNHSDKGIKN
- a CDS encoding HAD family hydrolase, translating into MRTILPQKKVVSFDVFDTVVIRNTYRPEDVFARVYKRITGTDIVSTSLPDFAAQRVAAEKKARLALMGKEEVSHNEIMATMAQQLGLNDEAASSISAYEIKEEVEAAYPIEPTLSLLKKLRSDGTQIVFISDMYLDYDVIKKMLIKIGAFDNDDKLYVSSLSGCKKSTGLLYKHVVEDLKIPKKQILHIGDYLLSDYLVPKFSQRIESIIFRTARNNIYENLLGEPCSCLYCSSIAGASRAARVALAGEVTPLEKAFYNLGCNVLGPILIGFMLWVLERASKMGIQRLYFLSRDGEVMLDVAKFLADCLGIKIELRYLYVSRSSTFSALLKEELTPRNIEWLKEDNVVLTVKILADRLGFDPASLYVLLLHAGIQPKSPDAPLGKNTVEDICDVLLTDPVLKGMLRKLGAERMSSLGGYLEQEGLFDGTRFALVDLGWHGSIQDVFLKCFQDRFEDSCITGFYFGIDRASTGDNRKFGYLFEYDGSYGSKYSHVFRVLMEILCTGQHGMVRTYGINSHGDVEPVCRPVEHDQNIKFIEFLRNGVSKFLRCIDASSLECCNYQHIRPQILSILLKIFFYPDRLEAEALGEISFSADQAGHNVHRMAPPLTLFSSLCYLIKSSYALRSTVSSWFFGSWVRSPFLIKLFLYPLVGIIRIYYVGVWMPKLGKQRLIDTLNRFINMRIGLVK
- a CDS encoding protoporphyrinogen/coproporphyrinogen oxidase, whose product is MTILILGAGPTGLGAAYHLNKLGHKDWQLFERNDHVGGLSASFLDDAGFTWDIGGHVLFSHYNYFDKAVAEALGDSYYEHQRESWVRILQTWVPYPFQNNVRHLPDDALHACVEGLRNLKGSPAHTNNFREWMDTVFGSGIVNYFMEPYNRKVWGVPLETMSKEWIAERVSVVDLARIEKNIAEQRDDLSWGPNNTFKFPKQGGTGAIYEGAAKPFRDRIHLNHEMQTVDLEAKQVRFTNGRVESYDVLITTAPLDVFVRSCNSMPEAVVTATDDLVHNGGLIVGLGFDGGRADTKCWMYFPESNSPFYRVTNFHNYSPHNVPNGDAKRSFSVMCETTYSPHKPESPATIVDETVLGLINNGMITHRENRDIVSRYLIDIPYSYPVPALGRNRALSLIQPYLESRDVYSRGRFGAWKYEVGNMDHSFMQGVEVVDRLLAGTEEKVINGKG